The Arachis hypogaea cultivar Tifrunner chromosome 19, arahy.Tifrunner.gnm2.J5K5, whole genome shotgun sequence genome has a window encoding:
- the LOC112777486 gene encoding putative F-box/LRR-repeat protein At5g54820 has protein sequence MKFHHSITISRTRKMEGKETDNISSLPEELLLNILSSLPFKEAAKTCILSKKWLKMWQSTNTVKNNQLDCKNIETYGAVEVRQRKAFKNFIKIWITLHKCYHLHDKFTLRVSPPSNCGDIVGAYVDFAVEDGVKDLELDFAELRSEDEHPEENIHDAVEFPRGLYDNKKLHQKLESLKLHSCSFAPGNFAKFVALKDVTLAWIPLKLESIRTLLSTCEWMESLSLKNCWDIESFDLEKLELKKLVIDRCIIRMNYIGFEAPNLKVFKYCGSEPPLSEVNVVAGTIEEADLDLSPMDEFDECGNELQNFLQDFFAVNVLTVCSVILQVIPWGDEPVRLPGDLRVRHLKMKIQMHPQEFCGFFWFLNSCPRLTKVTIDLDSCNILSEYEAPYGVDLKNVRNSLPVPTCFRKSLREVEMNGFIATSSQLYACSYFIRAASILTKLSISFLNNKNDDPHTVELRRSLAARLSHIPKASSDLAIIIR, from the exons ATGAAG TTCCATCATTCCATAACCATTTCAAGAACCAGAAAGATGGAAGGAAAAGAAACCGACAACATTTCTTCATTACCCGAAGAGCTTCTCCTTAACATTCTTTCCTCGCTTCCTTTCAAAGAAGCAGCGAAAACATGTATCCTCTccaagaagtggttgaagatgtgGCAATCTACCAACACAGTGAAGAACAACCAACTTGATTGCAAGAACATAGAAACTTATGGGGCCGTTGAAGTACGGCAAAGGAAGGCTTTCAAGAACTTCATCAAGATCTGGATCACATTGCACAAATGCTACCATCTCCACGATAAATTCACCCTCAGGGTTTCTCCTCCTTCAAACTGTGGTGACATCGTTGGAGCTTATGTCGATTTCGCTGTAGAGGATGGCGTGAAAGATTTGGAACTTGATTTTGCTGAATTGCGGTCGGAGGACGAACATCCTGAAGAAAATATCCACGATGCGGTTGAATTTCCGAGAGGCCTTTATGATAACAAGAAACTGCACCAGAAGCTCGAGAGTTTGAAACTGCACTCGTGCAGTTTCGCGCCTGGAAATTTCGCCAAGTTTGTGGCactgaaagatgtgactcttgCTTGGATTCCGTTGAAATTGGAATCGATTAGGACGCTGTTATCCACGTGCGAGTGGATGGAGAGTTTGAGCCTGAAGAACTGTTGGGATATTGAATCCTTTGATCTAGAGAAATTGGAATTGAAGAAGTTGGTGATTGATAGGTGCATAATTCGAATGAATTATATCGGTTTTGAGGCGCCAAATTTGAAGGTTTTCAAGTACTGTGGTTCGGAGCCGCCGTTGTCTGAAGTGAATGTGGTAGCTGGCACCATAGAAGAGGCAGATCTTGATTTAAGCCCCATGGATGAGTTCGATGAATGTGGCAACGAACTTCAGAATTTTCTTCAAGATTTCTTTGCGGTCAATGTTCTTACAGTTTGCAGCGTGATTCTTCAG GTGATCCCTTGGGGAGATGAACCGGTGAGGCTACCAGGGGATTTGAGGGTGAGACACTTGAAGATGAAAATCCAAATGCATCCCCAAGAATTTTGCGGATTCTTTTGGTTTCTCAACAGTTGTCCTAGATTGACCAAAGTTACAATAGACCTTGACAGCTGCAATATCCTTTCC GAATATGAAGCCCCTTATGGTGTGGATCTTAAGAATGTCAGGAACAGTTTGCCAGTGCCAACTTGCTTTAGAAAGAGCCTCAGGGAAGTGGAAATGAATGGGTTTATAGCAACAAGCAGCCAACTCTATGCATGCTCCTATTTCATCAGAGCTGCTTCAATTTTGACGAAGCTCAGCATCAGCTTTTTGAATAACAAGAATGATGATCCTCACACGGTGGAGCTGCGTCGTAGTTTAGCAGCGCGATTGTCGCATATTCCAAAGGCTTCAAGTGATTTGGCCATAATAATTCGTTGA